One genomic window of Bradyrhizobium sp. B124 includes the following:
- a CDS encoding efflux transporter outer membrane subunit gives MPTGAALHSLRILRKPVRFRRAAAFGGLGLGLSLGLTGCIPGVEKPELSLEVPASYRAAAKGDADAAVPALAWWRGFRSPELTGLMESAQLYNLDIAVAIAQIVQADAQAGVSGAALLPSISGSANAERQKVATGSNSSLGGSSGTFSQYSLGLSASYIVDFWGKNRATLSASEESATVSRYNREVVALTTMATVANTYFQVLAAQDQIKATRRNLAAAERILALIKSQFAGGTASQLDLSQQEALVATQRAAIPPLEVTLGQNTAALALLVARAPADFSVRGGSTTQISVPRITPGMPSELLYQRPDVRQAEAQLAASNFSVDAARAAFFPQIQLTGTTGFQSAALASLFAPGAWYYTLAAGLTQPLFDGFLLESQLKLAKGQQLQNLQAYRKAVLSAFADVEKALIALQKYTLQERLQSDVVASSRKAFEVSETQLRGGTVNLITVLQTQQTLFTAELNLVSVRLNKLLAASSLFQALGGGWTPAGTLAAAVP, from the coding sequence ATGCCGACAGGTGCAGCGTTGCATAGTCTTCGAATATTGCGGAAACCGGTCCGGTTTCGGCGCGCGGCCGCGTTCGGCGGCCTCGGCCTTGGTCTGAGCCTCGGCCTGACCGGCTGTATTCCCGGGGTGGAGAAACCCGAGCTCAGTCTCGAAGTGCCGGCGAGCTATCGCGCCGCGGCCAAGGGCGATGCCGACGCCGCCGTTCCGGCGCTCGCCTGGTGGCGCGGCTTCCGCTCGCCCGAGCTGACCGGGCTGATGGAATCCGCGCAGCTCTACAATCTCGATATCGCGGTGGCGATCGCCCAGATCGTGCAGGCCGACGCGCAGGCCGGCGTGTCCGGCGCCGCGCTGCTGCCGTCGATCTCGGGGTCGGCCAATGCGGAGCGTCAGAAGGTCGCGACGGGATCGAATTCGTCGCTCGGCGGCAGCAGCGGTACGTTCTCGCAGTACAGTCTGGGACTCAGCGCGAGCTATATCGTCGATTTCTGGGGCAAGAACCGCGCGACGTTGTCGGCGTCGGAAGAGAGTGCGACGGTTTCCCGCTACAATCGCGAGGTGGTCGCGCTGACCACGATGGCGACGGTGGCCAACACCTATTTCCAGGTGCTTGCGGCGCAGGACCAGATCAAGGCCACCCGGCGCAATTTGGCGGCAGCCGAGCGCATCCTGGCTTTGATCAAGTCGCAATTCGCCGGCGGCACCGCCTCGCAGCTCGACCTGTCGCAGCAGGAGGCGCTGGTCGCCACGCAGCGCGCGGCGATCCCGCCGCTCGAGGTGACGCTGGGGCAAAACACCGCCGCGCTCGCACTGCTGGTGGCGCGCGCGCCGGCCGATTTCTCGGTGCGCGGCGGCAGCACCACGCAGATCTCGGTGCCGCGCATCACGCCGGGGATGCCGTCGGAATTGCTCTACCAGCGGCCTGACGTCCGTCAGGCCGAGGCGCAGCTCGCGGCCTCCAATTTCAGCGTCGACGCGGCGCGGGCGGCGTTCTTCCCGCAGATCCAGCTGACCGGCACCACGGGCTTCCAGAGTGCGGCGCTCGCCTCGCTGTTCGCGCCGGGCGCCTGGTACTACACGCTCGCGGCCGGGCTGACCCAGCCGCTGTTCGACGGCTTCCTGCTGGAGAGCCAGCTCAAGCTCGCCAAGGGCCAGCAATTGCAAAACCTGCAGGCCTATCGCAAGGCGGTGCTGTCGGCCTTCGCCGATGTCGAGAAGGCGCTGATCGCGTTGCAGAAGTATACGCTGCAGGAGCGGCTGCAGTCCGACGTGGTGGCGAGCTCACGCAAGGCGTTCGAAGTCTCCGAGACGCAGCTGCGCGGCGGCACGGTCAATCTCATCACGGTGCTGCAGACACAGCAGACGCTGTTCACGGCTGAACTCAACCTTGTCTCGGTGCGGCTCAACAAGCTGCTGGCGGCGAGCAGCCTGTTCCAGGCGCTCGGCGGCGGCTGGACGCCGGCCGGCACGCTCGCGGCGGCAGTGCCATGA
- a CDS encoding BA14K family protein, which produces MTAIRALIACAAIALGTAAASAQNLSHDLEPQRSLRYGSTGGVYFDGRNDDRDFRSNGSFPGSFAADPFSAGFGAAGLFGSTPYHSARPYPSQVIFGAPCQDCRPHRTRRHRDRPD; this is translated from the coding sequence ATGACCGCCATCAGAGCATTGATCGCCTGCGCCGCCATCGCGCTCGGCACCGCCGCTGCCTCGGCCCAGAACTTGTCTCATGACTTGGAGCCGCAACGGTCGCTGCGTTACGGCAGCACCGGCGGCGTGTATTTCGACGGCAGGAATGACGACCGCGACTTCCGCAGCAACGGCTCCTTTCCGGGCAGCTTTGCCGCCGATCCCTTCAGCGCGGGCTTCGGCGCGGCGGGTCTGTTCGGTTCGACGCCGTATCACTCCGCGCGGCCCTATCCGTCGCAGGTGATCTTCGGCGCGCCATGTCAGGACTGCCGTCCACATCGCACGCGGCGGCACCGCGATCGGCCTGATTGA